From Segatella copri, the proteins below share one genomic window:
- a CDS encoding AAA family ATPase, whose translation MRTIINNQKKERDILLSRPYLTRHTQYDVDELLASKQIKLITGPRRTGKSTEALLMLKGRNFAYLNFDDGKLLSAWDDDLVWETLRAVYPDFEYLLLDEVQNLDGWDLWVSKLYRMGINMVITGSNAKLLSSEMATLLTGRYIQIEMLPFSLSEFFIWNHRNLSEVSEMKDSVSDLSLIADYLHHGGYPETVAARSLTQNYLSTLFDSIIWKDIAKRHKVRNVEDLNSLAMYLVSNFCNPFSANELAEALGFSSVATTKKFMGFLREPYLLYYLPRYNNKLKMMKKAPQKVYVVDNGFVEAKAFSVSENLGRLLENQVFIELVRRGYHAETSLFYYRSRNDKETDFVTRQGAHVESLIQVCYDLSSERTLKREIDSIIECAGELKCSNLIIVTMNEERVIEKNGYKVKVLPIYKF comes from the coding sequence ATGAGAACAATTATCAATAACCAGAAAAAGGAACGGGATATTCTGCTTTCCCGTCCTTATCTTACACGTCATACCCAATATGATGTGGATGAACTGTTGGCAAGCAAGCAAATCAAGTTGATAACGGGGCCTAGAAGAACCGGCAAATCGACAGAGGCTTTGCTGATGCTGAAAGGCAGGAACTTTGCCTATCTGAATTTTGATGACGGCAAACTCCTGAGTGCATGGGACGATGATCTGGTTTGGGAAACGCTACGTGCCGTTTATCCCGACTTCGAGTATCTTCTGCTCGATGAGGTTCAAAATCTGGATGGTTGGGATTTGTGGGTCTCCAAGCTTTACCGCATGGGAATCAACATGGTCATTACGGGAAGCAACGCCAAATTGCTGAGTAGCGAAATGGCAACATTGCTTACAGGCAGATATATACAGATAGAGATGCTGCCTTTCAGTCTTTCTGAATTCTTTATCTGGAACCACAGGAATCTTTCGGAAGTATCAGAGATGAAAGATAGCGTATCCGACCTCTCGCTTATAGCTGACTATCTGCACCATGGTGGTTATCCTGAGACTGTAGCAGCAAGAAGCCTGACCCAAAACTATCTCTCCACACTCTTCGATTCCATCATTTGGAAAGACATTGCCAAGCGCCATAAAGTACGCAATGTGGAGGATTTGAACAGTCTTGCCATGTATCTGGTTTCTAACTTCTGCAATCCTTTCAGTGCCAACGAACTGGCAGAAGCGCTGGGATTTTCGAGCGTAGCAACCACCAAGAAGTTCATGGGATTTTTAAGAGAACCCTATCTCCTGTATTATCTGCCACGTTACAACAACAAGTTGAAAATGATGAAGAAAGCTCCACAGAAAGTATATGTGGTTGACAATGGTTTTGTAGAAGCCAAGGCTTTTAGTGTGAGTGAGAACTTAGGCAGGTTATTGGAGAATCAGGTTTTTATAGAGTTGGTTCGCAGGGGATATCATGCAGAAACATCGCTTTTCTATTATCGCTCCCGTAATGACAAGGAGACTGATTTTGTTACAAGGCAGGGTGCTCATGTAGAAAGTCTGATACAAGTATGTTATGACCTCTCTTCCGAACGAACACTCAAGCGGGAGATAGATAGCATCATAGAATGTGCGGGAGAACTCAAATGCTCCAATCTGATCATTGTCACGATGAATGAGGAAAGGGTAATTGAGAAAAATGGATATAAGGTCAAGGTTTTGCCTATATATAAGTTTTAA
- a CDS encoding AI-2E family transporter, translating to MGKEITFDKFIRWAGVTLIVLAVLYMTNYLSSVLLPFFIAWFFAYLLYPVVKFIENKLHVRIRALSILIAMGTAIAVIGGVLWLIIPPMIDQFDKLGEVLTRWLHQTTHTNNLTALIKDWLQANQEQIEHFLKSKDFSDAIKTTMPKVFSVVSQTATVLMSIVASMITLLYMFFILLDYETLTANWVRIFPKKNRPFWSALMKDVERELNNYIRGQGLVALCMGIMFCIGFTIIGFPMAIGLGILIGIMDLVPYLHTFALIPTAFLAMLKAADTGQNFWLVFGLAVLVFCVVQVITDMVVTPKIMGKAMGLNPAILLLSLSVWGALLGFLGLIVALPLTTLIIAYWQRYVTKEKPQYHEKTGENVPISDKNEENQ from the coding sequence ATGGGAAAGGAGATTACATTTGATAAATTTATAAGATGGGCGGGTGTTACCCTCATCGTACTGGCCGTGCTCTACATGACCAATTATCTGAGCAGCGTACTGCTGCCATTCTTCATTGCATGGTTTTTCGCTTACCTGCTCTATCCGGTCGTGAAGTTTATCGAAAACAAACTCCACGTCAGAATACGTGCGCTGTCTATCCTCATCGCCATGGGAACGGCTATCGCTGTTATAGGAGGCGTGCTGTGGCTCATCATCCCTCCGATGATTGACCAGTTTGACAAACTCGGTGAGGTGTTGACACGATGGCTGCATCAGACGACTCATACCAACAACCTGACGGCGCTGATCAAAGACTGGCTGCAGGCCAACCAGGAGCAGATAGAGCATTTTCTGAAAAGCAAGGACTTCAGCGATGCCATCAAGACCACCATGCCTAAGGTCTTCTCGGTAGTCAGCCAGACGGCAACGGTACTGATGAGTATCGTGGCATCGATGATTACCTTATTATATATGTTCTTCATCCTGCTCGATTATGAGACGCTGACAGCCAACTGGGTGAGAATCTTCCCCAAGAAGAACCGTCCGTTCTGGAGTGCGCTGATGAAGGATGTGGAGCGCGAACTCAACAATTATATCCGTGGTCAGGGACTGGTAGCGCTCTGTATGGGCATCATGTTCTGCATCGGTTTTACCATCATCGGTTTCCCGATGGCGATAGGTTTGGGTATTCTCATCGGCATCATGGACCTGGTTCCGTATCTCCATACCTTCGCCCTCATCCCTACGGCATTCCTTGCCATGCTGAAGGCTGCCGACACAGGTCAGAACTTCTGGCTGGTATTCGGTCTGGCTGTTCTGGTGTTCTGTGTGGTGCAGGTCATCACCGACATGGTAGTTACCCCGAAGATCATGGGTAAGGCGATGGGATTGAACCCAGCCATTCTCCTCTTGAGTCTCTCGGTTTGGGGTGCACTTCTGGGCTTCCTGGGATTGATTGTAGCCCTTCCGCTCACAACGCTCATCATAGCCTACTGGCAGCGGTATGTAACGAAGGAGAAGCCGCAATATCATGAAAAAACGGGCGAAAATGTCCCGATTTCGGATAAAAATGAAGAAAATCAGTAA
- a CDS encoding thymidine kinase, which translates to MTENLIGEAHRPGRIEVVCGSMFSGKTEELIRRMKRAKFAKQKVEIFKPALDTRYSEEDVVSHDQNSIRSTPIESSGSILLLASDIDVVGIDEAQFLDNGLVEVCNELANRGVRVIVAGLDMDYKGVPFGPIPALCAIADEVTKVHAICVKCGSVAYVSHRLVNNDKRVLLGEKDEYEPLCRECYQKAILNEKL; encoded by the coding sequence ATGACAGAAAATCTAATTGGGGAGGCACACCGTCCCGGAAGAATTGAAGTGGTGTGCGGATCGATGTTCTCCGGAAAAACAGAGGAATTGATCCGAAGAATGAAGCGTGCGAAGTTCGCCAAGCAGAAGGTAGAAATCTTTAAGCCGGCGCTTGACACTCGTTACTCCGAGGAAGATGTAGTGAGCCATGATCAGAACTCTATCCGGTCTACTCCTATTGAGTCCTCTGGATCGATACTGCTATTGGCTTCTGATATCGACGTGGTGGGTATCGATGAAGCCCAGTTCCTGGACAATGGGCTCGTGGAGGTTTGCAACGAACTTGCCAACCGTGGCGTGAGAGTCATCGTGGCAGGACTGGATATGGACTACAAGGGAGTTCCCTTCGGTCCGATTCCTGCCCTCTGTGCCATCGCCGACGAGGTGACCAAGGTTCATGCCATCTGCGTAAAGTGCGGATCGGTTGCCTATGTGAGCCACCGGTTGGTCAATAACGACAAACGGGTGCTCCTGGGCGAGAAAGATGAATACGAGCCACTCTGCAGAGAATGCTACCAGAAGGCGATTCTTAACGAAAAATTATAA
- a CDS encoding methylenetetrahydrofolate reductase produces MNIADFLHQQGDKRGFSFEVLPPLKGNGTAALFRTIDALSEFGPRFINITTHHSEYVYKELENGLLTRQRVRRRPGTVAIAGAIQNKYDIPVIPHIICSGATKEDIEYELLDLQFLGISNILVLRGDKAKEDRQFTPTENGHAHATDLLKQVNQFNDGFFFDGTPIKHPGDKFCCGVACYPEKHEEAPNLEMDMQHLLEKQQLGAAYAVTQLFYDNEKFYAFVEKARQIGVTIPIIPAIKPFAKLSQLTVVPKTFHCDIPEELAQEVLKCKTDEDAKQLGIEWTTAQVQDLFEHGYNNVHFFTVSAVDSVKQIAKILF; encoded by the coding sequence ATGAACATAGCAGATTTTCTACATCAGCAGGGCGATAAGCGAGGCTTTTCGTTCGAGGTTTTACCTCCGCTCAAAGGTAACGGAACAGCAGCGCTCTTCCGTACCATCGATGCGCTGAGCGAGTTTGGTCCTCGCTTTATCAACATCACTACGCACCATAGCGAGTATGTATACAAGGAACTGGAAAACGGTCTCCTCACTCGCCAGCGTGTGCGCCGCCGCCCGGGCACTGTGGCCATCGCAGGCGCTATACAGAACAAGTACGACATACCTGTCATCCCTCATATTATCTGCAGCGGTGCTACGAAGGAAGACATCGAGTACGAACTGCTCGACCTCCAGTTTCTGGGCATCAGCAACATTCTCGTTCTGCGAGGAGACAAGGCGAAAGAAGACCGGCAGTTTACACCAACCGAGAACGGTCATGCACATGCCACCGACCTCCTGAAGCAGGTGAATCAGTTTAATGACGGTTTCTTCTTTGACGGCACTCCCATCAAGCACCCGGGCGACAAGTTCTGCTGCGGTGTAGCCTGCTATCCGGAGAAACATGAAGAGGCGCCAAACCTCGAAATGGATATGCAGCATCTGCTGGAGAAACAACAGTTGGGCGCAGCGTATGCCGTTACCCAGCTCTTCTACGACAACGAGAAGTTCTATGCTTTCGTTGAAAAGGCTCGGCAGATAGGCGTAACCATTCCTATCATTCCTGCCATCAAGCCTTTCGCCAAGTTGAGCCAGCTCACTGTAGTGCCGAAAACCTTCCACTGCGATATTCCTGAAGAACTCGCACAGGAGGTATTGAAATGTAAAACTGACGAAGATGCCAAGCAGCTCGGTATCGAGTGGACTACCGCTCAGGTGCAAGATCTTTTCGAACATGGTTACAACAATGTTCACTTCTTCACCGTATCGGCTGTAGACAGCGTCAAGCAAATAGCAAAAATTCTGTTTTAA
- a CDS encoding type II toxin-antitoxin system HigB family toxin, with the protein MKILKFKLLKDFARKHPDAADPLMRWAEFVEKTEWKSHAELKQAFPSADYVGNDRYVFNISGNKFRLVTIVVFFQGFLHIRFVGTHAEYDKIKDIKNI; encoded by the coding sequence ATGAAGATATTAAAGTTCAAATTGCTGAAAGATTTTGCAAGGAAACATCCTGATGCAGCAGATCCGCTTATGCGCTGGGCAGAGTTTGTTGAAAAGACAGAATGGAAAAGCCATGCAGAATTAAAGCAAGCATTTCCTTCGGCAGATTATGTCGGGAATGACAGATATGTCTTCAACATATCAGGCAATAAATTTAGGCTTGTAACTATCGTTGTGTTCTTTCAAGGATTTCTACATATTAGATTTGTTGGAACTCATGCTGAATATGACAAGATTAAGGATATCAAAAATATATAA
- a CDS encoding HU family DNA-binding protein — translation MAINYSLVKLASKFGDKAGVPLFYARAQMKDSISLKKFAKLISMQTTVSYADVTAVLVSMQENMIIELQRGNQIDFGELGKFRLQLTSEGAATAAEFKSDINIKGVNIQFIPGSDLANIFVGMEFEQVASRAVQKAALKAEKEGAKTLDIEEAKKKPAKDNAPSGGDTTGGNTSGEQTGGTGSTGNGDTGDGLE, via the coding sequence ATGGCAATTAATTACAGTTTAGTAAAGCTTGCGTCAAAATTTGGTGACAAAGCAGGAGTTCCTCTTTTCTACGCCCGTGCTCAGATGAAAGACTCCATTTCGCTCAAGAAGTTCGCGAAGTTGATCTCTATGCAGACCACTGTATCCTATGCGGATGTAACAGCCGTTCTGGTCAGTATGCAGGAGAACATGATCATCGAGTTGCAGCGAGGCAACCAGATTGATTTCGGCGAGTTGGGCAAGTTCCGCCTCCAGCTTACCAGTGAGGGTGCTGCAACCGCAGCCGAATTTAAGAGCGACATCAACATCAAGGGTGTGAACATCCAGTTTATCCCGGGCAGCGATCTTGCCAACATCTTCGTAGGTATGGAGTTTGAGCAGGTTGCATCACGTGCCGTACAGAAGGCTGCCCTCAAGGCTGAGAAGGAGGGTGCCAAGACCCTCGACATCGAGGAGGCTAAGAAAAAGCCTGCCAAGGACAATGCTCCTTCTGGCGGCGATACCACGGGTGGCAACACCTCAGGCGAGCAGACCGGTGGAACTGGCAGCACTGGCAACGGTGACACAGGAGACGGATTAGAATAA
- the rsmI gene encoding 16S rRNA (cytidine(1402)-2'-O)-methyltransferase: MGTLYIVPTPVGNMEDMTMRAIRILKEADLVLAEDTRTSSVLLKHFDIRNRLVAHHKFNEHGTSSAIVERLKGGETIALISDAGTPGISDPGFYLAREAAKAGITVQTLPGPTACIPAIVSSGLPCDRFCFEGFIPQKKGRQTYLESLKDEVRTMIFYESPYRVVKTLQQFAEVFGDDRQVSCCREISKLHEESVRGTLAEVIAHFEETEPRGEFVIVLAGKDPKQLKEEMKEKKREERRQKKNGARRDEESNE, encoded by the coding sequence ATGGGCACATTATACATCGTTCCGACTCCAGTTGGTAACATGGAGGACATGACAATGCGAGCCATTCGCATACTGAAAGAAGCGGATTTGGTACTCGCTGAGGACACTCGAACATCGAGTGTTCTGCTGAAGCATTTCGATATCAGAAATCGATTAGTGGCTCACCATAAGTTTAACGAACATGGCACATCTTCTGCCATCGTAGAGCGACTGAAGGGTGGCGAAACCATCGCCTTGATCAGCGATGCCGGAACACCGGGTATCAGCGATCCTGGTTTTTACCTCGCCCGCGAGGCAGCCAAGGCAGGCATCACGGTGCAGACTTTGCCTGGTCCTACGGCATGCATACCGGCCATCGTTTCATCGGGTTTGCCATGCGACCGTTTCTGCTTCGAAGGATTCATTCCGCAGAAAAAGGGCAGACAGACCTATCTTGAATCATTGAAGGATGAGGTGCGCACCATGATTTTCTATGAATCGCCTTATCGTGTGGTGAAAACCTTGCAGCAGTTTGCCGAGGTTTTCGGGGATGACAGACAGGTGAGCTGTTGTCGTGAAATATCCAAACTCCACGAGGAGAGTGTGAGGGGTACGCTTGCCGAGGTCATCGCTCATTTTGAAGAGACAGAACCAAGGGGCGAATTTGTCATCGTATTGGCAGGAAAAGATCCTAAACAGCTCAAGGAGGAGATGAAGGAAAAGAAGCGTGAAGAGCGCCGGCAGAAGAAAAACGGGGCTCGCAGGGATGAAGAAAGTAATGAATAA
- the xylE gene encoding D-xylose transporter XylE, whose translation MEQKQTGSRAYLISIVMVAVLGGLLFGYDTAVISGAEKGLQAFFMGAEDFTYTDFWHGFTSSSALIGCIIGSALSGVLASNWGRKRSLIFAGVMFFISAWGSMCPESLVLPKGEPNLTLLIVFNLYRVIGGIGVGLASAVCPMYIGEIAPSNIRGMLVSWNQFAIIFGQLVVYFVNFFILGDHIAPAIQSVGNGMNQILNGGEAAWAIETGWRYMFGSEMVPAGLFALLICFVPETPRYLAMVGQDAKAERILARINGAEEAKKILDDIKNTVTEKKEKLLTYGVLCIFVGVMLSVFQQAVGINAVLYYAPRIYDAMGFDNPMVLTVFNGIVNLGFTCVAIFTVEKLGRKPLLITGSLGMALGAIGVAITFGNPNLQLLCMVSIMVYSASFMFSWGPICWVLIAEVFPNTIRGAAVAIAVAFQWIFNWIVSTSFVPMANSLGYWFTYGLYGVICILAAIFVWKLVPETKGKTLEDMTKLWKKN comes from the coding sequence ATGGAACAAAAACAAACAGGCTCTAGAGCCTATCTTATTTCAATTGTGATGGTAGCCGTTTTGGGCGGCTTGCTTTTCGGTTATGATACCGCGGTAATCTCGGGAGCCGAGAAGGGTTTGCAGGCATTCTTCATGGGTGCTGAGGATTTCACCTATACCGATTTCTGGCATGGATTCACTTCTTCCAGTGCTCTGATTGGTTGTATCATCGGTTCGGCGCTTTCGGGTGTGCTGGCTTCTAACTGGGGCCGTAAGCGTTCGCTGATCTTTGCGGGTGTGATGTTCTTCATCTCTGCATGGGGATCTATGTGTCCTGAGTCTTTGGTGTTGCCAAAGGGCGAACCTAATCTTACGCTTCTCATCGTGTTCAACCTCTACCGTGTGATTGGCGGTATCGGTGTGGGTCTGGCATCTGCTGTATGTCCGATGTATATCGGTGAGATTGCGCCTAGTAACATCCGTGGTATGTTGGTCAGCTGGAACCAGTTTGCCATCATCTTCGGTCAGCTGGTGGTTTATTTCGTCAACTTCTTCATTCTTGGCGATCATATTGCTCCTGCTATCCAGAGTGTGGGCAACGGTATGAACCAGATTCTGAATGGTGGCGAGGCTGCCTGGGCTATCGAAACCGGATGGCGCTATATGTTTGGTTCTGAGATGGTTCCTGCGGGTTTGTTTGCTCTGCTTATCTGCTTTGTTCCTGAGACTCCCCGTTATCTTGCCATGGTTGGTCAGGATGCGAAGGCTGAGCGTATCCTGGCTCGCATCAATGGTGCTGAGGAGGCTAAGAAGATTTTGGATGACATCAAGAATACGGTTACTGAGAAGAAGGAGAAACTGCTTACTTACGGTGTGCTCTGTATCTTCGTAGGTGTGATGCTCTCTGTATTCCAGCAGGCTGTAGGTATCAATGCCGTGCTCTATTATGCTCCTCGTATCTATGATGCTATGGGCTTTGACAATCCGATGGTATTGACCGTATTCAATGGTATCGTGAACCTCGGTTTCACCTGTGTAGCCATCTTTACGGTAGAGAAGTTGGGACGTAAGCCTTTGCTCATTACCGGTTCTCTGGGCATGGCATTGGGTGCCATCGGTGTAGCCATCACCTTCGGTAATCCTAATCTGCAGTTGTTGTGCATGGTATCCATCATGGTTTACTCTGCATCATTCATGTTCTCTTGGGGACCAATCTGCTGGGTACTTATCGCCGAGGTATTCCCTAATACGATTCGTGGTGCTGCTGTAGCGATTGCCGTAGCCTTCCAGTGGATTTTCAACTGGATTGTTTCTACCTCTTTCGTTCCGATGGCTAACAGCCTGGGCTATTGGTTCACCTATGGCCTGTATGGTGTTATCTGTATCCTCGCTGCCATCTTTGTATGGAAGCTCGTTCCTGAGACCAAGGGTAAGACACTGGAGGATATGACCAAGCTTTGGAAGAAAAACTAA
- a CDS encoding DNA/RNA non-specific endonuclease, producing the protein MKKKVGTFKIWLLAIAAVVAFSVLPKVSSLATEDQALVVKENMQEAADAAGDESSAENKQETAGEGANLEALGLEIPVSKVKVSETIKHRLAYTVSYNHDTRQPNWVAWALTGEHASGKLPRGKFADDEEMPAPVGTLADYYNSGLDRGHMCPAGDNKWSQQAMDECFLMTNMCPQNHSLNAGVWNTIEQQCRNWAKQYGKVYIVCGPIFLNKEHRKLGKNKVVVPDAFFKVVLHTGKNPQAVGFICRNQSQKGRKKTEFVNSVDEVERITGYDFFPQLPDDVEKRVEAKAEMF; encoded by the coding sequence ATGAAAAAGAAAGTAGGTACATTTAAGATTTGGCTGTTGGCGATTGCCGCAGTAGTGGCGTTTTCTGTCTTGCCGAAGGTTTCTTCGTTGGCAACAGAAGATCAGGCACTTGTTGTAAAGGAGAATATGCAGGAGGCTGCTGATGCTGCGGGCGATGAATCGTCTGCAGAGAATAAGCAGGAAACTGCTGGAGAGGGTGCGAATCTGGAGGCGCTGGGGCTGGAGATTCCGGTATCTAAGGTAAAGGTATCTGAAACCATCAAGCATCGGTTGGCTTATACGGTATCTTATAATCATGATACGCGACAGCCGAATTGGGTAGCCTGGGCGCTGACGGGGGAGCATGCATCTGGTAAGTTGCCGCGCGGTAAGTTTGCTGATGATGAGGAGATGCCGGCACCCGTGGGTACTTTGGCGGATTATTATAACAGTGGTTTGGACAGGGGACACATGTGTCCGGCTGGTGACAACAAATGGAGCCAGCAGGCGATGGATGAATGTTTCCTGATGACCAATATGTGTCCGCAGAACCACAGTCTGAATGCGGGGGTATGGAACACGATAGAGCAGCAGTGCCGCAACTGGGCGAAGCAGTATGGTAAGGTTTATATTGTCTGCGGACCGATATTTCTGAATAAGGAGCATCGCAAGTTGGGCAAGAACAAGGTGGTAGTGCCTGATGCCTTCTTCAAGGTGGTTCTTCATACGGGCAAGAATCCGCAAGCCGTCGGCTTTATCTGCCGTAACCAGTCGCAGAAAGGCAGAAAGAAGACGGAATTCGTAAATTCAGTAGATGAAGTGGAGCGTATCACCGGCTATGATTTCTTCCCTCAGCTTCCGGATGATGTTGAGAAGAGGGTAGAGGCTAAGGCTGAAATGTTTTAA
- a CDS encoding helix-turn-helix domain-containing protein has protein sequence MTIKDEKTYNEIEERMEALLAKGTQLGGMDFLSEVEKEELKVLSEAAYDWECEVDPHPWRVKPSLIAAIKVAFRQKGYKQKEAAKAIGVSTTALSDILHGRRAINFDVARNIYHNLGVPANVVLG, from the coding sequence ATGACTATTAAAGACGAAAAAACATATAATGAAATTGAAGAGCGAATGGAGGCTCTGCTTGCAAAGGGCACCCAATTGGGCGGCATGGACTTTCTCAGCGAAGTAGAAAAGGAAGAATTAAAGGTCCTCAGCGAAGCTGCTTACGATTGGGAATGCGAAGTTGATCCCCATCCATGGCGAGTTAAGCCTTCACTCATAGCTGCCATCAAAGTTGCTTTTCGCCAAAAAGGCTACAAGCAAAAGGAGGCTGCAAAAGCTATAGGCGTGTCAACAACCGCATTAAGTGATATTCTCCATGGACGTCGTGCAATTAATTTTGATGTTGCAAGAAACATATACCACAACCTCGGCGTTCCTGCCAATGTTGTATTGGGATAG
- a CDS encoding DUF4840 domain-containing protein, giving the protein MKKIKLFSIVAAFVAAFAFTSCNTGDSDDFQWPTPQESQALFSQIQGMHNGGILFPGSVGTTDAEKFDKDSVTTYCYVTPSDSMLTVRQVEVSKFAKYFSDATLKAEVEKLPAQDLKIKLLPYNAAQQMFITATQDITYTNADGKKVQIQFYSGLSNYSLAYIGTKKTNNKKELGVYITPGRVLVDGQTKANALKSYVYRGYLQAYYAMLEMEL; this is encoded by the coding sequence ATGAAAAAAATCAAATTATTCTCAATTGTAGCTGCCTTCGTTGCAGCTTTCGCATTCACTTCTTGTAATACAGGCGACAGCGATGACTTCCAGTGGCCTACGCCTCAGGAGTCTCAGGCTCTCTTCAGCCAGATTCAGGGTATGCACAATGGTGGAATCCTCTTCCCTGGCAGCGTAGGCACTACAGATGCAGAGAAGTTTGACAAGGATTCAGTTACCACTTATTGCTATGTAACTCCTAGCGACAGTATGCTCACTGTTAGGCAGGTAGAGGTGAGCAAGTTTGCAAAGTACTTCAGCGATGCCACACTGAAAGCTGAGGTAGAGAAGTTGCCTGCACAGGACTTAAAGATTAAGTTGCTGCCTTACAATGCAGCTCAGCAGATGTTTATCACTGCTACTCAAGACATCACTTACACCAATGCTGATGGCAAGAAGGTGCAGATTCAGTTCTATAGCGGCTTGAGCAACTATAGCTTGGCTTACATCGGCACAAAGAAGACCAACAACAAGAAGGAGCTCGGTGTATATATCACACCAGGCAGAGTGCTCGTAGATGGTCAGACTAAGGCAAATGCTCTCAAGTCATACGTTTACCGTGGTTATCTACAGGCTTACTACGCTATGCTCGAGATGGAACTCTAA
- a CDS encoding smalltalk protein codes for MTEKNKQKWNEILKFAVTVLTALLGALGVSAGGL; via the coding sequence ATGACAGAAAAGAACAAGCAGAAATGGAATGAGATTCTCAAGTTTGCAGTAACCGTACTGACAGCTCTCCTCGGGGCGTTGGGCGTTTCGGCAGGTGGACTTTAG